One stretch of Methylopila sp. 73B DNA includes these proteins:
- a CDS encoding DUF1289 domain-containing protein has product MLDSRPIKSPCISVCVMDPATGWCEGCLRTLAEIGAWSRLSADARETVMRGLPARRRIFAEKRAPTEAGQ; this is encoded by the coding sequence ATGCTCGACAGCCGTCCGATCAAAAGCCCCTGCATTTCGGTCTGCGTCATGGATCCCGCGACCGGCTGGTGCGAGGGCTGCCTGCGCACGCTCGCCGAGATCGGCGCATGGTCGCGGCTCTCGGCCGACGCGCGGGAGACGGTGATGCGTGGGCTCCCGGCGCGTCGCAGGATCTTCGCCGAGAAGCGCGCTCCGACGGAGGCCGGTCAATGA
- the cobS gene encoding adenosylcobinamide-GDP ribazoletransferase has translation MARAARDAAADALRFFTRLPVPPAWGSPESAAIFEGVARAAPLAGLVVGLVGGAVLAGLTALGLSPLPAATLAVAAGVALSGALHEDGLADVADGFGGGRDRERKLAIMRDSRLGSFGATALILTLLARVSLGAALVEGLGPVAGLAVAAASTIARPAAVLPTVLLPPARAEGAGHAARPAASAVALGWALAAALAALLVGIGPGLAAAAFAALAASALSALARRQIGGVTGDVCGAAAALGDAAALTALALTLM, from the coding sequence ATGGCTCGCGCCGCGCGCGACGCCGCCGCCGACGCGCTGCGGTTCTTCACCCGGCTCCCCGTCCCTCCGGCCTGGGGATCGCCGGAGTCCGCCGCGATCTTCGAAGGGGTGGCGCGCGCCGCGCCCCTGGCCGGGCTTGTGGTGGGTCTTGTGGGCGGAGCGGTTCTCGCAGGGCTGACGGCGCTCGGGCTATCGCCCCTCCCCGCGGCGACGCTTGCGGTCGCGGCTGGCGTCGCCCTCAGCGGCGCGCTGCATGAGGACGGGCTTGCCGACGTCGCCGACGGCTTCGGCGGAGGGCGCGACCGCGAGCGCAAGCTCGCGATCATGCGCGACAGCCGCCTGGGAAGTTTCGGCGCGACCGCGCTGATCCTGACGCTGCTCGCCCGCGTGTCGCTCGGGGCCGCGCTTGTGGAAGGACTAGGCCCCGTCGCAGGCCTTGCAGTCGCCGCGGCCTCCACGATAGCGCGACCCGCCGCCGTGCTGCCGACCGTGCTGCTGCCGCCCGCCCGCGCCGAGGGCGCTGGCCACGCCGCGCGCCCGGCGGCGAGCGCCGTCGCCCTCGGCTGGGCGCTCGCCGCGGCGCTCGCGGCGTTGCTCGTAGGGATAGGGCCCGGCCTCGCTGCGGCCGCGTTCGCCGCGCTCGCCGCCTCGGCGCTGTCCGCCCTCGCCCGCCGCCAGATCGGCGGCGTCACCGGCGACGTCTGCGGCGCGGCGGCCGCTCTTGGCGACGCGGCCGCTCTCACCGCGCTCGCCTTGACCCTTATGTGA
- the cobT gene encoding nicotinate-nucleotide--dimethylbenzimidazole phosphoribosyltransferase: MTRSPDAARPASASGLPFDDIRALLGRLPGPAVEAVAAVRAREAELVKPTGALGRLEDIAEWLAAWQGKAPPRVARPLVAIFAGAHGVTAKGVSAYPVEVTSQMLGAFSSGGAAINQICASFDIGLKVFDLASDRPTPDITERAAMSEQECAATMAYGMEAIAGGIDLLVVGEMGIGNTTVAAAIACALYGGEPEDWVGRGTGVDKAGLKRKAEAVRAALETHKGHLGDPLEALRRLGGRELAAIAGAIVAARMERVPVVIDGYVATAAASVLHALDASALDHCVAGHRSAEAAHGRLLERLELKPLLDLGMRLGEGSGGALAVAIIKAAAACHSGMATFSEAAVANRA, translated from the coding sequence ATGACCCGCTCTCCGGACGCCGCGAGGCCCGCATCCGCGAGCGGTCTGCCGTTCGACGACATCCGTGCATTGCTCGGTCGTCTGCCCGGACCCGCCGTCGAGGCCGTCGCGGCGGTTCGCGCGCGCGAGGCGGAGTTGGTGAAGCCCACCGGCGCGCTGGGCCGGCTCGAGGACATCGCGGAGTGGCTCGCCGCCTGGCAGGGCAAGGCGCCGCCGCGCGTCGCCCGTCCGCTCGTCGCGATCTTCGCCGGCGCCCATGGCGTGACGGCGAAGGGCGTTTCGGCCTACCCCGTCGAGGTCACGAGCCAGATGCTCGGCGCCTTCTCCAGCGGCGGGGCGGCGATCAATCAGATCTGCGCGAGCTTCGACATCGGCCTCAAGGTGTTCGACCTCGCCTCCGACCGGCCGACCCCGGACATCACCGAGCGGGCGGCCATGAGCGAGCAGGAATGCGCGGCGACCATGGCCTACGGCATGGAGGCGATCGCCGGCGGGATCGATCTGCTGGTCGTGGGCGAGATGGGGATCGGCAACACCACCGTCGCCGCGGCCATCGCCTGCGCGCTCTACGGCGGCGAGCCGGAGGATTGGGTCGGCCGCGGCACCGGCGTCGACAAGGCGGGGTTGAAGCGCAAGGCCGAGGCCGTGCGCGCCGCCCTCGAGACCCACAAAGGCCATCTCGGCGATCCGCTGGAGGCGCTGCGGCGGCTCGGCGGCCGGGAGCTCGCCGCGATCGCGGGTGCCATCGTCGCGGCGCGGATGGAGCGCGTGCCGGTGGTCATCGACGGCTATGTGGCGACCGCCGCCGCCAGCGTGCTGCACGCGCTCGACGCCAGCGCGCTCGACCACTGCGTCGCCGGACATCGCTCGGCCGAGGCCGCCCATGGCCGCCTGTTGGAGCGTCTGGAGCTGAAGCCGCTGCTCGATCTGGGGATGCGTCTCGGCGAGGGCTCCGGCGGCGCGCTCGCGGTCGCGATCATCAAGGCCGCCGCCGCCTGCCACTCCGGCATGGCGACGTTCTCGGAAGCCGCGGTCGCGAACCGCGCCTGA
- a CDS encoding ABC transporter permease, which yields MEAALGQAILTVWGALGFDAELMARYGPRVVDGLWTTLGLVAASCSVGFLLALPLGVALVEGGRVTRALCLSFSTFFRGTPLLAQVFLVYYGAGQFRDALDAVGLWGVFRDAWWCVAITFTLNTAAYQAEIIRGGVRSVARGQGEAAAALGLRRGQTYLTVILPQALAQGLRPLGNELVLMIKASSIASVVTVYDVLGATKYAFSRSYDFEVYLWAALIYLVLVETVRRVWNLLERRATRHLRPREA from the coding sequence GTGGAAGCGGCTCTCGGCCAGGCCATCCTGACCGTCTGGGGCGCGCTCGGCTTCGACGCCGAGCTGATGGCGCGCTACGGCCCGCGGGTCGTCGACGGGCTCTGGACGACGCTGGGCCTCGTCGCGGCGTCCTGCTCCGTGGGCTTCCTGCTCGCCCTGCCGCTCGGCGTCGCCCTGGTCGAGGGCGGGCGCGTCACCCGGGCGCTGTGCCTGTCGTTCTCCACCTTCTTCCGCGGCACGCCGCTGCTGGCGCAGGTCTTCCTCGTCTATTACGGCGCCGGCCAGTTCCGCGACGCGCTGGACGCCGTGGGCCTCTGGGGCGTGTTCCGGGACGCCTGGTGGTGCGTGGCGATCACCTTCACCCTCAACACCGCGGCCTATCAGGCCGAGATCATCCGCGGCGGCGTGCGCTCCGTCGCGCGCGGCCAGGGCGAGGCCGCGGCCGCGCTCGGGCTGCGGCGCGGCCAGACCTACCTCACCGTGATCCTGCCGCAGGCCCTCGCGCAGGGGCTTCGGCCGCTCGGCAACGAGCTGGTGCTGATGATCAAGGCGAGTTCGATCGCAAGCGTCGTCACGGTCTACGACGTGCTGGGCGCAACCAAATACGCCTTCAGCCGCTCCTACGACTTCGAGGTCTACCTATGGGCCGCGCTGATCTATCTCGTGCTGGTCGAGACCGTCCGCCGGGTCTGGAACCTGCTGGAGCGCCGCGCCACGCGGCATCTTCGGCCGCGCGAGGCCTGA
- a CDS encoding ABC transporter permease subunit (The N-terminal region of this protein, as described by TIGR01726, is a three transmembrane segment that identifies a subfamily of ABC transporter permease subunits, which specificities that include histidine, arginine, glutamine, glutamate, L-cystine (sic), the opines (in Agrobacterium) octopine and nopaline, etc.): MTDLFGLLSFGSEGWGDDLARGVVVTITLAIATLPLGLALGLGVALLKNAKGRVARALGELYTTVFRGLPELLTILIVAFGAPRLIASLTGATVEINSFVAGVVALGLVFGAFSSEVLLAAIRAVPKGQSESAAALGLSRRLAFRLVVFPQLWRVALPGLSNTWLVLLKDTSLVSVIALADLTRQTNLAVNATKQPFFFYLVACLLYLALSGLSTAIARRLEARADRGFAAAGR, encoded by the coding sequence GTGACCGACCTCTTCGGGCTGCTGTCGTTCGGATCCGAAGGCTGGGGCGACGATCTCGCGCGCGGCGTGGTCGTCACGATTACGCTCGCGATCGCCACGCTGCCGCTCGGCCTCGCCCTGGGCCTCGGCGTGGCGCTGCTCAAGAACGCCAAGGGCCGGGTCGCCCGCGCGCTGGGCGAGCTCTACACCACGGTGTTCCGCGGTCTGCCCGAGCTGCTGACGATCCTGATCGTCGCCTTCGGCGCCCCGCGGCTGATCGCGTCGCTCACAGGCGCGACGGTGGAGATCAACAGCTTCGTCGCGGGCGTCGTGGCGCTCGGCCTCGTGTTCGGGGCCTTCTCCAGCGAGGTGCTGCTGGCCGCAATCCGCGCGGTGCCGAAAGGGCAGAGCGAGTCGGCCGCGGCGCTCGGCCTGTCGCGCCGCCTCGCCTTCCGCCTCGTGGTGTTTCCGCAGCTGTGGCGGGTCGCGCTCCCCGGCCTCTCCAACACCTGGCTCGTGCTGCTGAAGGACACCTCTCTGGTCTCGGTCATCGCCCTCGCCGACCTCACCCGGCAGACCAACCTCGCGGTCAACGCGACCAAGCAGCCGTTCTTCTTCTATCTCGTCGCCTGCCTGCTCTATCTGGCGCTCTCGGGCCTCTCGACGGCGATCGCCCGCCGGCTCGAGGCGCGCGCCGACCGCGGCTTCGCCGCCGCAGGGCGCTGA
- a CDS encoding lysine/arginine/ornithine ABC transporter substrate-binding protein, with product MSSSRFAFAGAAALALACALIAGPAAAKDWSKIKIGTEGAYPPFNVVGADGQVQGFDIDIAKAICEKIKAECTFVAQDWDGIIPALLANKYDAIFASMSITDERKKTIAFSKRYYQTPALFVTDKRNASMGTSTDAMKGKTIGAQSSTVSGTYLQDVYEPAGATVKLYATQDEANLDLASGRLDAVLGDKTVMLPWLEKADAGKCCQVIGQDIRDEKYFGEGIGAGLRKEDIELKELIDKGIAEILADGTYEKINAKYFPFSLY from the coding sequence ATGTCGTCATCCCGGTTTGCATTCGCCGGCGCCGCGGCGCTTGCGCTCGCCTGCGCCCTGATCGCCGGTCCGGCTGCGGCCAAGGACTGGTCGAAGATCAAGATCGGGACCGAAGGCGCCTATCCGCCGTTCAATGTCGTGGGCGCGGACGGACAGGTCCAGGGCTTCGACATCGATATCGCCAAGGCGATCTGCGAGAAGATCAAGGCCGAGTGCACCTTCGTAGCGCAGGACTGGGACGGCATCATCCCCGCGTTGCTCGCCAACAAGTACGACGCCATCTTCGCCTCCATGTCGATCACCGACGAACGCAAGAAGACTATCGCGTTCTCCAAGCGCTACTACCAGACGCCGGCGCTGTTCGTGACCGACAAGCGCAACGCCTCGATGGGCACCTCCACCGACGCGATGAAGGGCAAGACGATCGGGGCGCAGTCTTCCACCGTCAGCGGCACCTACCTGCAGGACGTGTATGAGCCGGCGGGCGCGACCGTGAAGCTCTACGCGACCCAGGACGAGGCCAACCTCGACCTCGCTTCGGGGCGGCTCGACGCGGTGCTCGGCGACAAGACGGTGATGCTGCCCTGGCTGGAGAAGGCCGACGCCGGCAAGTGCTGCCAGGTGATCGGCCAGGACATCCGCGACGAGAAGTACTTCGGCGAGGGCATCGGGGCTGGCCTCCGCAAGGAGGACATCGAGCTGAAGGAGCTGATCGACAAGGGCATCGCGGAAATCCTCGCCGACGGCACCTACGAGAAGATCAACGCCAAGTACTTCCCGTTCAGCCTCTACTGA
- the mobA gene encoding molybdenum cofactor guanylyltransferase MobA: MPDVEAPLARIAGVVLMGGEGRRMGRADKALIALRGRPILAHALDRFRPQVATLALSANGDPARFAAFGLRVLADAVDGPGGPLAGVRAGLAWAATLEGVTHLATIPGDAPYPPADLVTRLVAAAGEGPAVAVSPSGLEPLHALWPLACAEPLERLVRDGVSAPRRALAELGAVEVVFADTSGFRDVDTPDDLARLAADDAANIGSPTT; this comes from the coding sequence ATGCCAGACGTCGAAGCTCCCCTCGCGAGGATCGCGGGGGTCGTCCTGATGGGCGGCGAAGGCCGCCGCATGGGGCGCGCGGACAAGGCGCTGATCGCGCTGCGCGGCCGCCCGATCCTCGCCCATGCGCTCGATCGCTTCCGTCCTCAGGTGGCGACGCTCGCGCTCTCCGCCAATGGCGACCCCGCGCGTTTCGCGGCCTTCGGACTGCGCGTGCTCGCCGACGCGGTTGACGGTCCCGGGGGGCCGCTGGCCGGAGTGCGAGCCGGCCTCGCCTGGGCGGCGACGCTCGAGGGCGTCACCCACCTCGCCACCATTCCGGGCGACGCGCCCTATCCGCCCGCGGATCTCGTGACGCGCTTGGTGGCCGCGGCGGGCGAAGGCCCGGCGGTCGCGGTCTCGCCCTCAGGCCTCGAGCCGCTGCATGCGCTGTGGCCGCTCGCCTGCGCGGAGCCGCTCGAACGGCTGGTGCGGGACGGCGTCTCCGCGCCGCGCCGGGCGCTGGCCGAGCTTGGCGCCGTCGAGGTCGTCTTTGCCGATACGAGCGGGTTCCGCGACGTCGACACGCCGGACGATCTGGCGCGTCTCGCCGCGGACGATGCCGCAAACATAGGCTCGCCCACCACTTGA
- a CDS encoding Mrp/NBP35 family ATP-binding protein — MAVTEDDVRRALDAAPAPDGAPSLAQSPALSPISISGGRVIFSIQTTPDRAAALEPVRKAAEAAVRAVPGVTDVLVALTADRPAGSAPPPRPASPMAARGGRDAPSGAAPAPRQASGGAGVPGVRHIIAVASGKGGVGKSTTAANLALAFRAQGLRVGLMDADVYGPSVPTLFGLHEKPEVEGKMMKPLEAHGLKIMSIGFLVEAGTAMIWRGPMVMSALTQMLTEVSWGQLDVLVVDMPPGTGDAQLTMAQRVKLSGAVIVSTPQDLALADARRGVAMFERVDVPILGIVENMSYYCCPNCGHRAEVFGHGGARAEAERMKTPFLGEIPLALEIRTTSDAGAPIVAKDPGSEHSKAYGRIAAAVWNRLTSGAPGRTAPRIVIER; from the coding sequence ATGGCGGTGACGGAAGACGACGTTCGGCGGGCTCTCGACGCGGCGCCTGCGCCGGACGGGGCGCCGAGCCTCGCGCAATCCCCCGCGCTGTCGCCGATCTCCATCTCCGGCGGCCGGGTGATCTTCTCGATCCAGACCACGCCGGACCGCGCGGCCGCGCTCGAACCGGTCCGCAAGGCCGCCGAAGCCGCCGTGCGCGCCGTTCCCGGCGTCACCGACGTGCTGGTCGCGCTCACCGCCGATCGCCCGGCCGGGTCCGCGCCGCCGCCGCGGCCCGCGAGCCCGATGGCCGCGCGCGGCGGCCGCGACGCCCCCTCGGGGGCCGCGCCCGCGCCGCGACAGGCCTCCGGCGGCGCCGGCGTGCCGGGCGTCCGCCACATCATCGCGGTGGCCTCGGGGAAGGGCGGCGTCGGCAAGTCGACCACGGCCGCCAACCTGGCGCTCGCCTTCCGGGCGCAGGGCCTGCGCGTCGGGCTGATGGACGCCGACGTCTACGGCCCCTCCGTGCCCACCTTGTTCGGCCTGCACGAGAAGCCTGAGGTCGAGGGCAAGATGATGAAGCCGCTCGAGGCCCACGGGCTCAAGATCATGTCGATCGGCTTCCTGGTCGAGGCCGGGACGGCGATGATCTGGCGCGGCCCGATGGTGATGTCGGCGCTGACCCAGATGCTGACCGAGGTGTCCTGGGGCCAACTCGACGTTCTGGTGGTCGACATGCCGCCCGGCACCGGCGACGCCCAGCTCACGATGGCGCAGCGCGTGAAGCTGTCCGGCGCCGTGATCGTCTCCACGCCGCAGGACCTCGCGCTCGCCGACGCGCGGCGCGGCGTCGCGATGTTCGAACGGGTGGACGTGCCGATCCTCGGGATCGTCGAGAACATGAGCTACTACTGCTGCCCGAACTGCGGCCACCGGGCGGAGGTGTTCGGCCATGGCGGCGCCCGCGCGGAGGCTGAGCGCATGAAGACGCCGTTCCTCGGCGAAATTCCGCTTGCTCTTGAAATCCGCACGACCTCCGACGCCGGCGCGCCGATCGTCGCCAAGGACCCCGGCTCAGAGCACTCCAAGGCCTACGGCCGCATCGCGGCCGCGGTGTGGAACCGGCTGACGTCCGGCGCCCCGGGCCGCACGGCGCCTCGGATCGTCATCGAGCGGTGA
- a CDS encoding imelysin family protein has translation MTKTWIGALTAVALGALATGGAQAEAPAAKEVVKTYSDVAAAMYGDAVIAASDLKAKIDAFLKDPTDATLADARKAWIAARVPYQKTEGYRFGNPSVDDLEGRVNAWPLDEGLIDYVAPAYGETSDENPYYTLNVIANPKLKLGRKTVDASKITTKLLNSLQEAGEVESNVAIGYHAIEFLLWGQDLNGTSPGAGDRKATDYVQGEGCTNKNCDRRAQYLTVVTDLLVADLKDMAALWGPKGKARVALTKKKPGAAIATMFTGLGSLSYGELAGERMKLGLILHDPEEEHDCFSDNTHNSHYFDIKGMTEIWAGTYVRLDGTKVEGPSLKAYAEAKAPAEAKTLDADFAATLGKAQVLKDRADSGREAYDQMIGEGNAEGNKVVQDVIDGLVQQTRGVEAVVAKLGVKITVEGSDSLDAPEKVSQ, from the coding sequence ATGACCAAGACCTGGATCGGGGCGCTGACGGCCGTGGCGCTCGGGGCTTTGGCGACCGGCGGGGCGCAGGCGGAGGCGCCCGCGGCGAAGGAGGTGGTGAAGACCTATTCCGACGTCGCCGCCGCCATGTACGGCGACGCGGTCATCGCCGCCTCCGACCTCAAGGCCAAGATCGACGCCTTCCTGAAGGACCCGACGGACGCGACTTTGGCGGATGCCCGGAAGGCGTGGATCGCGGCGCGGGTTCCCTACCAGAAGACCGAAGGCTACCGCTTCGGCAACCCGTCCGTCGACGACCTCGAAGGCCGGGTCAACGCCTGGCCGCTGGACGAGGGGCTGATCGACTACGTGGCGCCCGCCTATGGCGAAACCTCAGACGAAAACCCCTATTACACGCTCAACGTCATCGCGAACCCGAAACTGAAGCTCGGCCGCAAGACGGTCGACGCCAGCAAGATCACCACGAAGCTGCTGAACTCGCTGCAGGAGGCGGGCGAGGTCGAGTCGAATGTCGCCATCGGCTACCACGCCATCGAGTTCCTGCTGTGGGGGCAGGACCTGAACGGCACGAGCCCCGGCGCCGGCGACCGCAAGGCGACCGACTACGTTCAGGGCGAGGGCTGCACCAACAAGAACTGCGACCGCCGCGCGCAGTACCTGACCGTCGTCACCGATCTGCTGGTGGCGGACCTCAAGGACATGGCCGCGCTTTGGGGGCCGAAGGGCAAGGCGCGCGTGGCGCTCACCAAGAAGAAGCCCGGCGCGGCGATCGCCACGATGTTCACCGGCCTCGGCAGCCTGTCCTACGGCGAGTTGGCGGGCGAGCGCATGAAGCTCGGCCTCATCCTCCATGATCCAGAGGAGGAGCACGACTGCTTTTCCGACAACACCCACAACTCGCACTATTTCGACATCAAGGGGATGACCGAGATCTGGGCCGGAACCTACGTTCGGCTCGACGGGACCAAGGTGGAAGGGCCCTCGCTCAAGGCCTACGCCGAGGCGAAGGCGCCGGCGGAGGCCAAGACGCTCGACGCGGATTTCGCCGCGACTCTCGGGAAGGCGCAGGTGCTGAAGGACCGGGCCGACAGCGGCAGGGAAGCCTACGACCAGATGATCGGCGAGGGCAACGCCGAAGGGAACAAGGTCGTGCAGGACGTGATCGACGGCTTGGTGCAGCAGACCCGCGGCGTGGAGGCGGTGGTCGCCAAGCTCGGCGTGAAGATCACGGTCGAGGGCTCAGACAGCCTCGACGCGCCGGAGAAGGTGTCGCAGTAA
- a CDS encoding multicopper oxidase family protein yields MSSATASRRLTRRALLGGGLAVAGVVAVRGRSYAKPATLPPRSRAETPGERTLSLVAAERRAKLLGPDGPDSAVWTYGERLFDVVRMSQGETLAVELENRLPEHTAIHWHGLRIPNDQDGVPYVTQPPVRPGERHSYRFTPPDTGTFWFHPHCDTIAQLGRGLAGVLIVEGDETARYDADLALVLKDWRLDAATGGYLPFMTQRGALRAGTFGTVRTVNGETAPRIGVPAGGDVRLRLLNLDSTRVGDIGVDGGEAAVIAIDGNPIAPFPLKDWRLGPAMRLDLVVRAPAAGGEVRLMDYFAAEPVVLATLLGEGGQLRRKAFDPAPLTRSAIPEPRMKGAERLTFAFATASKQKAALAVSADDGDPLAAALLDSLCAASTVNWSINREAWPVGDHSRVPKPLALLREGRTYVAELSNETPHVHPIHLHGFTFKVLASTKRDLPVHFADTVLLTPNERITIAFVADRPGDWMIHCHLIEHQETGMMGYLKVA; encoded by the coding sequence ATGTCATCGGCCACCGCATCGCGTCGTCTCACCCGCCGCGCGCTTCTCGGCGGCGGGCTCGCCGTCGCGGGCGTCGTCGCGGTGCGTGGGCGGAGCTATGCGAAGCCCGCGACGCTGCCGCCGCGCAGCCGCGCGGAGACGCCCGGCGAACGGACGCTGTCGCTCGTCGCCGCCGAACGGCGGGCGAAGCTGCTCGGCCCCGACGGCCCGGACAGCGCGGTCTGGACCTATGGCGAGCGCTTATTCGACGTCGTGCGGATGTCCCAGGGCGAAACGCTTGCGGTCGAGCTGGAGAACCGGCTGCCGGAGCACACCGCGATCCATTGGCACGGCCTCCGGATCCCCAACGACCAGGACGGCGTGCCCTACGTCACGCAGCCGCCGGTGCGGCCGGGCGAGCGGCACAGCTACCGCTTCACGCCGCCGGACACCGGCACCTTCTGGTTCCACCCGCATTGCGACACGATCGCCCAACTCGGCCGCGGGCTTGCGGGCGTGCTGATCGTCGAGGGCGACGAGACCGCGCGCTACGACGCCGACCTCGCGCTGGTGCTGAAGGACTGGCGGCTTGACGCGGCGACCGGCGGCTACCTGCCGTTCATGACCCAGCGCGGCGCGCTGCGGGCCGGCACCTTCGGCACGGTGCGCACCGTCAATGGCGAGACGGCGCCGCGCATTGGGGTTCCCGCCGGCGGCGACGTGCGGCTGCGGCTGCTCAACCTCGACTCCACCCGCGTCGGCGACATCGGCGTGGACGGCGGAGAGGCGGCCGTGATCGCGATCGACGGCAACCCGATCGCGCCGTTCCCGCTGAAGGACTGGCGCCTCGGCCCCGCCATGCGGCTCGATCTCGTGGTGCGGGCGCCGGCGGCGGGCGGCGAGGTTCGGCTGATGGACTATTTCGCCGCCGAGCCGGTGGTCCTGGCGACGCTCTTGGGCGAGGGAGGGCAGCTCCGACGCAAGGCGTTCGATCCCGCGCCGCTGACGCGCTCCGCCATTCCCGAGCCCCGGATGAAGGGCGCGGAGCGGCTCACCTTCGCCTTCGCCACCGCGTCCAAGCAGAAGGCGGCGCTCGCGGTCTCGGCGGATGACGGCGACCCGCTCGCCGCCGCGCTGCTGGACAGCCTGTGCGCGGCCTCCACCGTGAACTGGAGCATCAACCGCGAAGCTTGGCCTGTCGGCGACCACTCGCGGGTTCCGAAGCCGCTCGCCCTGCTCCGGGAGGGACGGACCTACGTGGCGGAGCTTTCGAACGAGACGCCGCACGTGCACCCGATCCATCTGCACGGTTTCACCTTCAAGGTGCTGGCCTCCACCAAGCGCGACCTGCCCGTGCACTTCGCCGACACCGTGCTGCTGACGCCGAACGAGCGCATCACCATCGCCTTCGTCGCGGACCGGCCAGGCGACTGGATGATCCATTGCCACCTGATCGAGCACCAGGAGACGGGGATGATGGGCTACCTGAAGGTCGCGTGA
- a CDS encoding di-heme oxidoredictase family protein, which translates to MAARDGLDAAIGKAIFGRMWVPAPASTRHADGLGPLFAARSCASCHSAEAGRTRFRLGRDDPGQDPGLVVRLGSSSGAPDPIYGAELQPEGLGKAPGEGRAAVSFAASGKPSWRIEGPGYGALAPATAMSARVAPSLAGLSLLERVPEAAILARAETEARDGVSGRPHWIEGPKGKSLGRFGWKASEPTLAAQAASAFTLDLGLSTERRPEVAGDCTPFQTACRDAPQGAPPGEPEVASDLFASLVAFLEHRPAPPPPALSRRGVTLFAATGCAACHAPSLPLGGGAGVAAFTDLLLHDMGPGLDDGVGEQAAASAEWRTAPLWGLSRTLAQGSGLLHDGRAATVADAVRWHDGEAAAARSRFDALTPAERKTLVDYVSGL; encoded by the coding sequence ATGGCCGCCCGCGACGGGCTCGACGCCGCGATCGGCAAGGCGATCTTCGGGCGGATGTGGGTCCCGGCGCCGGCCTCCACGCGCCATGCCGACGGGCTGGGCCCGCTGTTCGCCGCGCGCTCCTGCGCCAGCTGCCATTCGGCGGAGGCCGGCCGCACGCGCTTCCGTCTCGGCCGCGACGATCCCGGCCAGGACCCCGGCCTCGTCGTGCGTCTCGGTTCGTCGAGCGGCGCGCCGGACCCGATCTACGGCGCGGAGCTTCAGCCGGAGGGCCTCGGCAAGGCGCCGGGCGAGGGCCGGGCGGCCGTCAGCTTTGCAGCGTCCGGCAAGCCGTCCTGGCGGATCGAGGGGCCGGGCTACGGCGCGCTCGCACCGGCCACCGCCATGTCGGCGCGGGTGGCGCCGTCGCTCGCCGGTCTCAGCCTGCTCGAACGCGTGCCGGAGGCCGCGATCCTCGCCCGCGCCGAGACGGAGGCGCGCGACGGCGTCTCCGGCCGGCCGCACTGGATCGAAGGCCCGAAGGGCAAGTCGCTCGGCCGGTTCGGCTGGAAAGCCTCCGAGCCGACGCTCGCCGCACAGGCGGCGTCCGCGTTCACGCTCGACCTTGGCCTTTCCACCGAGCGCCGCCCCGAGGTCGCCGGCGACTGCACGCCGTTCCAGACCGCGTGCCGCGACGCGCCGCAAGGGGCGCCGCCCGGCGAGCCGGAGGTGGCGTCCGATCTGTTCGCGAGCCTCGTCGCTTTTCTCGAACATCGGCCCGCCCCGCCGCCGCCCGCACTCTCTCGGCGCGGCGTGACGCTCTTCGCCGCAACGGGCTGCGCCGCATGCCACGCGCCGTCGCTGCCGCTTGGCGGCGGCGCTGGGGTCGCGGCTTTCACCGACCTGCTGCTGCATGACATGGGGCCGGGCCTCGACGACGGCGTGGGCGAGCAGGCGGCCGCGAGCGCCGAGTGGCGGACCGCTCCGCTGTGGGGGCTGTCGCGGACGCTCGCGCAGGGGTCGGGCTTGCTCCACGACGGCCGCGCGGCCACGGTTGCGGACGCCGTGCGCTGGCACGACGGCGAAGCCGCCGCCGCCCGCTCCCGCTTCGACGCCTTGACCCCGGCGGAGCGTAAGACGCTCGTCGACTACGTCTCAGGACTTTAG